A single region of the Paludibacter jiangxiensis genome encodes:
- a CDS encoding type 1 glutamine amidotransferase family protein has protein sequence MNAYLYIFDTLSDWETGYITAELNTGRFFKQPGNPVRVITIANTKDAVKTMGGITILPDQTVAETTFTGNDLLILPGGETWLEDIHLPILSVVTEFLSKGMIVGAICGATFALAKAGILDTRKHTSNDLNFLQQICSGYKGAGLYLNEPAVTDDNVITAPGTAPLEFAKHILKRLEVFKPETLDAWYSLHKLKEPNYFYALMASLQ, from the coding sequence ATGAACGCTTATCTTTACATATTTGATACCCTTTCCGATTGGGAAACCGGGTATATTACCGCCGAACTTAATACCGGAAGATTTTTCAAACAACCTGGAAATCCTGTGCGTGTTATCACAATTGCCAACACAAAAGACGCGGTAAAAACAATGGGGGGCATTACCATTTTGCCTGATCAGACGGTCGCAGAAACCACATTTACCGGCAACGATCTGCTGATTCTTCCCGGCGGCGAAACATGGCTGGAAGATATTCACCTGCCGATACTTTCTGTAGTAACCGAATTTTTGTCCAAAGGGATGATTGTCGGAGCTATTTGTGGGGCGACTTTTGCATTGGCAAAGGCCGGGATTCTTGATACGCGGAAACATACCAGCAATGATTTGAATTTCCTTCAACAGATATGTTCTGGTTACAAAGGAGCAGGACTATATCTCAATGAACCTGCGGTGACCGACGATAACGTGATTACAGCTCCCGGAACAGCTCCGCTGGAGTTTGCTAAGCATATTCTCAAACGTCTCGAGGTATTTAAGCCGGAGACTTTAGATGCCTGGTATTCATTGCATAAGCTCAAAGAGCCAAACTATTTTTATGCTTTGATGGCGTCTCTGCAATAG
- a CDS encoding putative 2-dehydropantoate 2-reductase, whose protein sequence is MSLKYAVIGSGALGGFYGGKLAHSGKDVHFLFHSDYEFVLNNGLKVDSVNGDFHLTGINAYQSTVDMPKADVVLVCLKTTNNHLLKSLLSPILHSGTVIVLIQNGLGVEQDVASVFPQQPIVGGLAFICSNKIGDGHIAHLDYGKLNLGVFQGDIDPVVEQIKNDFTEAGVPAEVASNLMQARWQKLVWNIPYNGMTVVLNTTTDRLMSEASTRQLSYDLMLEVINGARACGVEVKESFADKMMELTDSMTPYAPSMKLDFDFKRPMEIEYIYSRPVKAAMEAGYAMKKVAMLESQLRFIQAGLSEI, encoded by the coding sequence ATGTCATTGAAATATGCAGTAATTGGTAGCGGTGCATTGGGTGGTTTTTATGGCGGAAAACTGGCGCATTCAGGTAAGGATGTCCATTTTCTGTTTCACAGCGATTATGAATTTGTGTTGAACAATGGATTAAAGGTGGATTCGGTAAATGGCGATTTTCACCTTACCGGCATTAATGCCTACCAATCCACCGTCGACATGCCAAAGGCCGATGTGGTGCTTGTATGTCTTAAAACTACCAACAACCATCTTCTGAAATCGCTTTTGTCACCTATTCTTCATTCCGGAACCGTTATTGTATTGATACAAAATGGTTTGGGTGTTGAGCAGGATGTTGCCTCCGTTTTCCCGCAGCAACCTATTGTGGGTGGACTGGCATTTATCTGTTCGAACAAAATTGGCGATGGACATATTGCCCATCTTGATTACGGGAAGTTGAATCTGGGTGTATTTCAGGGTGATATTGATCCTGTTGTGGAGCAGATTAAGAACGATTTCACCGAAGCCGGAGTACCGGCAGAAGTGGCCTCAAACCTGATGCAGGCCCGCTGGCAGAAACTGGTCTGGAACATCCCTTACAACGGAATGACAGTCGTGCTGAACACCACTACCGATCGTTTGATGAGCGAGGCATCCACCCGTCAGCTTTCGTACGACCTGATGCTTGAGGTGATAAACGGAGCCCGGGCTTGTGGGGTAGAAGTTAAAGAGAGTTTTGCCGATAAGATGATGGAGCTCACCGACAGCATGACTCCTTATGCGCCAAGCATGAAGCTCGACTTTGACTTTAAGCGTCCGATGGAGATTGAATATATTTATTCACGTCCTGTAAAAGCGGCTATGGAAGCTGGTTACGCCATGAAGAAAGTAGCCATGCTTGAGTCGCAGCTTCGGTTTATTCAGGCCGGATTGTCTGAAATATAA
- a CDS encoding putative LPS assembly protein LptD, with amino-acid sequence MLRNKVLIISVLLGFFLLLFASASAIIAPPQDNKKLSGDTLRRVLPVDSLSMKPKKKKQQIDDIINYQAEDSIVFYGNGNGYMYGKGDVKYQKMSLQGDFIRMNMDSSRVYASAVKDSTGTLVGKPVFKDESNEFTSNELLYNFNSKRGLIHHTVTQQGEGFVVSETSKITPDKMINMVNGKYTTCEDHEHPHFYLKMTKAKVKPKSFIVAGPAYLVLEDVPLPIALPFGYFPFNDKYSSGVIMPSYGDDFTRGFNLHNGGYYFALSDYADLALTGEIYTKGTWALNGASSYVKRYKYRGNFNFSYRNDVFSEKGMPDYSSSNSMSLQWSHSQDSKSNPYSKLSGSVNFSTTSFNRNNIDNVYNVSVMSQNTKTSSINFTKSFPENSWTITANANVTQVTSDTTINMTLPTLSVASGTLYPFKRKVAVGKERWYEKLVLNYTGDFSNSIQTKEYKLLKSSLSRDWRNGAKHNISTNASFSLFNYITITPSFNYTERWYMRKINQRWDDARNAVARDTTTGFYRSYNFSGSISAQTTLYGFYVPSRKIFGDKIDRIRHVFVPSFSFSYNPDFSDPIWGSYSTYSKYVAATASHAAYQETVKYSPFESEIYGYAGAGKSGAIGYSFTNNIEMKVKQKSDTTDLPVYKVVSLIDNFSVSGSYNLVADSLRWSLINANLRIKMPFSNNFTLNVGGTFDPYMYGLNASGQPVHVDRLRWNHGKLPRFMGTSFSQSFTLNNDTFKKKTAKEKAKDKEKEDKLKPLTGADLLNPELVLKHKQDSIAEQKKNEKRDLDADGYVKPTFKWSVSANYGVQYGQSTFNYQKMDYNMGLTHSLSFNGMLSPTPKWNCNWSATYSFSDKKLTQVNLSITRDLHCWSMSAQIVPVGYYTSYSFKIAVKSSLLQDLKYEKRSNYGENVKWE; translated from the coding sequence ATGCTTCGAAATAAAGTATTAATAATAAGTGTATTACTTGGCTTTTTTCTGTTGTTGTTTGCTTCAGCTTCAGCAATAATTGCCCCTCCGCAGGACAATAAAAAGCTTTCAGGCGATACACTCCGCCGTGTACTTCCCGTCGATTCGTTATCGATGAAACCGAAAAAAAAGAAACAGCAAATAGATGACATCATCAACTATCAGGCCGAAGACTCTATCGTTTTTTATGGCAATGGTAACGGTTACATGTATGGGAAAGGGGATGTAAAATACCAGAAAATGTCCTTGCAGGGTGACTTTATCCGGATGAACATGGACAGCAGCCGCGTGTATGCTTCGGCGGTGAAAGATTCTACGGGCACTCTTGTCGGTAAGCCGGTATTTAAAGACGAAAGCAATGAGTTTACTTCCAACGAATTACTCTATAACTTCAACTCAAAGCGGGGACTGATCCACCATACGGTGACACAGCAGGGAGAAGGCTTTGTGGTGAGCGAAACTTCAAAAATAACGCCCGACAAAATGATCAACATGGTCAATGGTAAGTACACTACCTGCGAAGATCATGAACATCCTCACTTCTATCTTAAGATGACCAAGGCGAAAGTAAAGCCCAAGAGCTTTATTGTGGCGGGTCCGGCCTATCTTGTGTTGGAAGACGTTCCTTTGCCTATTGCATTACCTTTCGGTTATTTCCCGTTCAATGATAAATATTCTTCCGGTGTGATTATGCCGTCGTATGGCGATGATTTTACCCGTGGGTTCAACCTGCACAACGGTGGATATTATTTTGCCCTTAGCGATTATGCGGATCTTGCGCTTACCGGTGAAATATACACCAAAGGAACCTGGGCTCTTAATGGGGCAAGCTCATATGTAAAGCGGTACAAATATCGCGGGAATTTCAATTTCAGCTACCGAAATGATGTGTTCAGCGAAAAGGGGATGCCCGATTACAGTTCGTCAAACAGCATGAGTCTTCAGTGGTCACATAGTCAGGACAGCAAGTCGAACCCGTATTCCAAACTGTCGGGAAGTGTCAACTTCTCTACGACCAGCTTCAACCGCAACAACATCGATAACGTGTATAATGTATCGGTGATGTCACAGAATACAAAAACATCAAGCATCAACTTTACCAAGAGCTTTCCGGAAAACTCTTGGACAATTACTGCCAATGCCAACGTTACCCAGGTGACTTCGGATACCACCATCAACATGACCTTGCCAACGCTGAGCGTAGCATCCGGAACGTTATACCCATTTAAACGAAAAGTGGCGGTAGGTAAAGAACGATGGTATGAAAAGCTGGTGCTTAACTATACAGGTGACTTTTCCAATAGCATTCAGACGAAAGAATACAAGTTGCTAAAGTCATCGTTATCGCGCGACTGGCGAAACGGAGCCAAGCACAACATTTCCACGAATGCATCTTTCAGTCTGTTCAACTACATTACCATCACCCCGTCTTTCAATTATACCGAACGATGGTATATGAGGAAGATCAATCAGCGATGGGATGATGCCCGCAATGCAGTGGCGAGGGATACCACAACGGGTTTTTATCGTTCATACAATTTTAGTGGAAGCATCTCTGCTCAAACGACATTGTATGGATTTTATGTGCCGAGCCGTAAAATTTTTGGTGATAAGATCGATCGTATCCGCCACGTGTTTGTCCCTTCTTTCAGTTTCAGTTACAATCCTGATTTTAGTGATCCCATCTGGGGTTCATATTCCACTTACAGCAAATACGTTGCAGCAACAGCTTCTCATGCTGCTTATCAGGAAACAGTAAAATATTCGCCATTCGAATCCGAAATTTATGGCTATGCAGGTGCCGGAAAATCGGGCGCTATCGGGTATTCATTTACCAACAACATTGAAATGAAGGTAAAGCAAAAATCGGATACTACAGATCTGCCTGTGTATAAAGTGGTGAGCCTTATTGACAATTTCTCTGTCAGCGGATCGTACAACCTTGTGGCAGACTCGCTTCGATGGTCTTTGATCAATGCCAACCTTCGTATTAAGATGCCGTTTTCCAACAATTTTACGTTGAATGTCGGAGGAACATTCGATCCATACATGTATGGTCTGAATGCGAGCGGACAGCCGGTGCATGTGGATCGTTTGCGTTGGAATCATGGGAAATTGCCCCGTTTTATGGGAACCAGTTTCTCTCAGAGCTTCACGCTCAATAACGATACGTTTAAGAAAAAAACCGCTAAAGAAAAGGCAAAAGACAAAGAGAAGGAGGACAAGCTCAAACCTTTGACCGGGGCTGATTTACTGAACCCCGAACTGGTGCTGAAGCATAAACAAGACTCTATTGCTGAGCAGAAGAAGAATGAAAAGCGGGATTTAGATGCCGACGGATATGTAAAGCCAACTTTCAAATGGAGTGTTTCTGCCAACTATGGGGTGCAGTATGGGCAATCGACTTTTAACTATCAGAAGATGGACTACAACATGGGATTGACGCATAGCCTTAGTTTTAATGGCATGTTATCGCCAACCCCGAAATGGAATTGCAACTGGTCGGCTACCTATAGCTTCTCTGACAAAAAACTCACGCAGGTAAATCTTAGCATCACCCGCGACCTGCACTGCTGGTCGATGAGCGCTCAAATAGTACCGGTAGGTTACTACACCTCTTATTCGTTCAAGATTGCCGTTAAATCGTCGCTGCTGCAGGATTTGAAGTATGAAAAGCGGAGTAACTACGGCGAAAATGTAAAATGGGAATAA
- a CDS encoding DUF721 domain-containing protein — MKRQNAQTLGEAIKVFLAEKKAFNRKLLENRVVSSWGEIMGSTVASYTSNVEIRRQKLYVTLTSSVLRHSLSMSKDEIVKKINRALGDDVVTEVVFR, encoded by the coding sequence ATGAAAAGACAAAATGCGCAAACCCTCGGAGAAGCGATAAAAGTATTCCTGGCCGAAAAGAAAGCCTTCAATCGCAAATTGCTTGAGAACCGTGTTGTCAGTTCATGGGGTGAAATTATGGGCTCAACGGTGGCATCTTATACTTCTAATGTAGAGATCCGTCGCCAAAAGCTTTATGTGACTCTTACATCGTCTGTACTTCGGCACAGCCTTTCAATGTCGAAAGACGAAATTGTAAAAAAAATAAACCGGGCTTTGGGAGATGATGTGGTAACCGAAGTGGTT